A single genomic interval of Adhaeribacter pallidiroseus harbors:
- a CDS encoding XdhC family protein gives MKEIQDIVRAYDVASQLKKRTALATVVQVEGSAYRRPGARMLVTEDGELTGAISGGCLEGDALRKARLVMAQQKALLVTYDTTDDDDSRLGVGLGCNGIIQILIEPIADENPDNPIALLRSVLSQRQQGVVVTLFSLQNRMGLQPGTCLLLPEKAAARGHVQPTALQELLAQEAMQVLKNQKSVIRNYQVQDKVISAFVEYLRPPVSVIVLGAGNDIQPLVQMASILGWLVTVIDGRTNYAVKNRFPLADKVLLAKPPQVLDLIPVDGQTVFLLMTHNYNFDIAMLRQLIPLAVPYVGVLGPKKKLTQMLTELQDEGLRFTPDQMQKVYGPLGLDIGAETPEEIALSVLSEIKAVLTGKPGTALRNKPEAIHDRTIIETPIPVTAAQPVPDAVA, from the coding sequence ATGAAAGAAATACAAGATATTGTACGGGCTTATGATGTAGCCAGTCAGTTAAAAAAGCGGACGGCCCTAGCCACGGTGGTGCAGGTAGAAGGGTCGGCGTACCGGCGGCCTGGCGCCCGGATGCTGGTAACCGAAGACGGCGAATTAACCGGTGCTATTAGCGGCGGTTGCCTCGAAGGCGATGCGCTGCGCAAAGCCCGGTTGGTAATGGCCCAGCAAAAAGCCCTGCTGGTAACCTACGATACTACCGACGACGATGATTCCCGGTTAGGTGTAGGGCTAGGCTGCAATGGCATTATTCAGATTTTAATTGAGCCTATTGCGGACGAAAATCCCGATAATCCGATTGCTTTATTGCGTTCGGTGTTAAGCCAGCGGCAGCAAGGGGTAGTTGTTACGTTATTTTCGCTGCAAAACCGGATGGGCCTACAACCAGGTACCTGCTTGCTGCTCCCCGAAAAAGCGGCAGCGAGAGGCCACGTGCAACCAACGGCTTTGCAGGAGTTATTGGCCCAGGAAGCCATGCAAGTTTTAAAAAATCAAAAATCAGTTATTCGCAATTACCAGGTACAAGATAAAGTAATCAGCGCTTTTGTAGAATATCTGCGTCCACCGGTATCAGTAATTGTTTTGGGAGCCGGCAACGATATCCAGCCCTTGGTGCAAATGGCCAGTATTTTGGGTTGGTTGGTAACGGTAATAGACGGTCGCACCAACTACGCCGTAAAAAATCGATTTCCGTTGGCAGATAAAGTGCTGCTGGCAAAACCGCCGCAGGTTTTAGATTTAATCCCCGTGGATGGGCAAACTGTTTTCCTGCTCATGACGCACAATTACAACTTCGACATAGCTATGCTGCGCCAGTTAATTCCACTAGCGGTGCCTTACGTAGGGGTTTTAGGTCCTAAAAAAAAACTAACCCAAATGCTTACGGAGTTGCAGGACGAAGGCCTGCGATTTACACCCGACCAAATGCAAAAAGTATACGGACCGCTGGGCTTAGATATTGGCGCCGAAACTCCCGAAGAAATTGCCTTATCGGTATTATCCGAAATAAAAGCGGTATTAACGGGTAAACCGGGCACCGCCTTGCGAAATAAGCCGGAAGCTATTCACGACCGCACTATCATAGAAACGCCCATTCCGGTTACAGCTGCGCAACCCGTGCCGGATGCCGTTGCGTAA